A stretch of Candidatus Eisenbacteria bacterium DNA encodes these proteins:
- the nrdR gene encoding transcriptional regulator NrdR — MNCPSCGNSDNKVIDSRATRDGRAVRRRRACKACKRRFTTYEYVEDAQIVVVKKDGRREPFSRDKLFRGIQKACEKRPVPQDSIWAIVDKIETEFQKELQSEAASAKIGEMVMEELSELDEVAYVRFASVYRHFKDINQFMDELRSILGEK; from the coding sequence ATGAATTGTCCTTCTTGCGGGAACAGTGACAACAAAGTCATTGACTCACGAGCCACGAGAGACGGGAGGGCCGTAAGAAGAAGGCGCGCCTGCAAGGCCTGCAAGAGGAGGTTTACTACCTACGAGTACGTCGAAGATGCACAAATCGTAGTTGTGAAGAAAGACGGGAGGAGGGAGCCATTCTCGAGGGACAAACTCTTCCGTGGCATACAGAAGGCCTGCGAGAAAAGGCCGGTTCCGCAGGATTCCATATGGGCAATCGTTGACAAGATTGAGACTGAATTTCAGAAGGAGCTCCAGTCAGAAGCCGCCTCCGCAAAGATTGGCGAGATGGTAATGGAGGAGCTTTCGGAGCTGGATGAGGTGGCATATGTGCGTTTCGCTTCTGTTTACCGTCACTTCAAGGACATAAACCAGTTCATGGACGAACTTAGATCCATACTTGGCGAGAAGTGA
- the nadC gene encoding carboxylating nicotinate-nucleotide diphosphorylase → MKIETIAEPLVRLALTEDVGEGDVTTEAIIPEGLKATAYIVARGEGVLAGLDVARLVFSTVDKNLEFNPLMRDGEKLESGKRVCGISGKARSIVTAERVALNFLQRMSGVATLTRAFVDKIQGTGAKIADTRKTTPGIRILEKYAVKVGGGVNHRFGLFDMYLVKGNHVRAMKRIKEAVQKINERMKEEKQELPVEVEVRTLDELKEILDQGVDRIMLDNMDAGQMRKAVGMIREGKKGRVPDIEASGGVTLKNVRTIALAGVDLISVGALTHSPKAIDLSLEIDETWED, encoded by the coding sequence ATGAAAATCGAAACAATTGCCGAGCCCCTTGTGAGATTGGCTTTAACCGAAGATGTCGGTGAGGGAGATGTGACGACAGAGGCGATAATCCCTGAAGGCCTCAAGGCGACTGCATATATTGTCGCCCGGGGGGAGGGCGTGCTTGCGGGATTAGACGTGGCACGGCTCGTATTCTCAACCGTCGACAAAAACCTGGAATTCAACCCCCTCATGAGGGACGGGGAGAAACTTGAAAGTGGGAAAAGGGTATGCGGGATAAGCGGGAAAGCGAGATCGATTGTCACGGCCGAAAGGGTCGCATTGAATTTCCTCCAGCGGATGTCCGGTGTTGCCACGCTGACACGAGCATTCGTTGACAAGATTCAGGGAACCGGCGCGAAGATAGCCGATACAAGGAAGACAACGCCCGGAATCAGAATACTTGAGAAGTATGCTGTCAAGGTTGGGGGAGGAGTGAACCACAGGTTCGGACTTTTCGACATGTACCTTGTGAAGGGTAATCATGTCAGGGCAATGAAGAGAATCAAGGAAGCCGTTCAGAAGATAAACGAGCGGATGAAAGAAGAGAAGCAGGAGCTTCCGGTTGAGGTTGAGGTTAGGACCCTTGATGAATTGAAAGAGATCCTTGATCAGGGAGTTGACAGAATCATGCTCGATAACATGGATGCCGGTCAGATGAGGAAGGCGGTAGGAATGATCAGGGAGGGTAAGAAAGGAAGGGTGCCTGATATTGAGGCCTCCGGAGGCGTAACGCTCAAGAATGTGAGGACAATTGCGCTCGCCGGAGTCGATCTCATTTCTGTCGGAGCGCTTACTCATTCTCCCAAAGCCATTGACCTCTCCCTCGAGATCGATGAAACCTGGGAAGATTGA
- a CDS encoding CoA protein activase, whose amino-acid sequence MKIAFPHMGTLTTSMKSVFTKLDQEFIVPPPISGKTVQLGVKHSPELVCLPFKITLGNMIEALELGADTVVTATSCGNCRLGFYWPAQEIILKELGYKFKMMAINYDNPLGFMAEFKKFGGGKSWLKVFNALLFGVKKQRVLESLEKEAMRIRPLERRRGDTDRILRSAFERVDLASTKKELAHSKEASLSEFQRIEKSPGREPLRVMIVGETYMIVEPNVNFNLMAKLGDLGIHAERSYWLGERILRALRLSPDGRRHHEMAKTYAYPYMRYPELCTGALSIGETIAAKKDGFDGVILVMPFTCMPEVLSQSLMMKVSAEHSIPVLTVILDEHSDDGALLTRLEAFRDLLETKKRRSCATRGYFLKEASNLTMNSLPLSD is encoded by the coding sequence TTGAAGATCGCATTCCCGCACATGGGGACACTCACGACCTCGATGAAGTCCGTCTTCACGAAACTCGATCAGGAGTTCATTGTCCCTCCGCCGATAAGCGGAAAGACGGTTCAACTCGGCGTGAAGCATTCTCCGGAGCTTGTTTGTCTTCCTTTCAAGATTACGCTTGGGAACATGATTGAAGCTCTCGAGCTTGGCGCTGACACGGTTGTCACCGCAACAAGCTGCGGAAACTGCAGGCTGGGATTCTACTGGCCTGCCCAGGAGATTATCCTGAAGGAGCTCGGCTACAAGTTCAAGATGATGGCGATTAACTACGACAATCCGCTCGGCTTCATGGCGGAATTCAAGAAATTTGGCGGGGGGAAGAGCTGGCTTAAAGTCTTCAATGCTCTTCTTTTTGGAGTGAAAAAGCAGAGAGTGCTTGAATCTCTGGAAAAAGAGGCCATGAGGATCCGTCCGCTCGAAAGAAGAAGGGGAGACACGGACAGAATTCTGAGAAGTGCATTTGAGCGCGTAGATCTCGCATCAACGAAGAAGGAGCTTGCACATTCGAAAGAGGCTTCCCTAAGCGAGTTTCAGAGAATTGAAAAGTCACCAGGCCGTGAGCCACTCCGTGTGATGATTGTCGGTGAGACTTACATGATTGTTGAGCCCAACGTAAATTTCAACCTCATGGCAAAGCTTGGCGATTTGGGGATCCATGCAGAGAGAAGCTACTGGCTGGGAGAGCGAATCCTGAGGGCGCTGCGGCTCTCGCCGGACGGCCGAAGGCACCACGAGATGGCCAAAACATACGCTTATCCGTACATGAGATATCCTGAGCTCTGCACAGGCGCGCTTTCAATCGGCGAGACTATAGCTGCGAAGAAGGATGGTTTCGACGGTGTGATCCTTGTTATGCCCTTTACCTGCATGCCGGAGGTCTTGAGCCAGAGTCTCATGATGAAGGTGAGCGCCGAGCATTCAATACCTGTTCTCACCGTGATTCTGGATGAGCATTCAGACGATGGAGCACTTCTCACGCGGCTTGAAGCGTTCAGGGATCTGCTGGAGACAAAAAAGCGGAGAAGCTGCGCAACCCGCGGCTACTTCCTGAAGGAAGCCTCAAATCTAACCATGAACTCGCTGCCGCTCAGCGATTGA
- a CDS encoding biotin--[acetyl-CoA-carboxylase] ligase: protein MGRMKGAGESKPGASEHALWSKERILSRLETVKLGRNVRVYDRVGSTNDILLALAEEGEEEGLLVIAEEQTTGRGRLRRKWYSPRGVGIWMSILLKPDVPAALAPGLSFVASVAVVKAIRRVTGLSAFVKWPNDVLVSGKKVAGILTEMAAEPDKIEFIVLGVGINVNQDNASLPDAVGASATSLGLELGRRVDRYDVLLSFLCELESLYLTFCRSGLDPLLEEWKGMTDMWGKRISVRCRGRVIEGIAHDVDESGALIVRLDSGIQERILSGDVGFV from the coding sequence ATGGGGCGTATGAAAGGCGCCGGAGAAAGCAAACCGGGTGCATCCGAGCATGCCCTCTGGTCAAAGGAGCGAATCCTCTCTCGCCTCGAGACTGTGAAGCTCGGACGCAATGTGAGGGTCTATGACCGTGTGGGTTCAACAAACGATATCCTCCTTGCGCTTGCTGAGGAAGGAGAAGAAGAAGGCCTGCTTGTCATTGCTGAGGAACAGACGACGGGCAGGGGGAGACTCCGGAGGAAGTGGTATTCGCCACGGGGAGTCGGCATCTGGATGTCCATTCTTTTGAAGCCGGACGTTCCTGCTGCTCTCGCGCCCGGCTTGAGTTTCGTAGCGTCGGTCGCTGTGGTAAAGGCAATACGAAGGGTCACCGGACTCTCTGCGTTTGTGAAGTGGCCAAACGACGTTCTGGTTTCAGGAAAAAAGGTCGCCGGGATTCTTACAGAGATGGCGGCGGAGCCCGACAAGATAGAGTTCATAGTGCTCGGAGTCGGCATCAACGTGAATCAGGATAATGCTTCGCTACCTGATGCGGTGGGGGCATCTGCCACCTCTTTGGGTCTGGAACTTGGGCGAAGGGTTGACCGTTACGATGTTCTCCTCTCTTTTCTTTGCGAGCTTGAATCCCTCTACCTTACTTTTTGCAGGTCGGGACTCGATCCGCTCCTTGAGGAATGGAAAGGGATGACGGACATGTGGGGGAAGAGAATCTCTGTCAGGTGCAGAGGAAGAGTTATCGAGGGCATCGCGCACGACGTGGACGAAAGCGGAGCCCTCATTGTCAGGCTTGACTCCGGCATCCAGGAGCGCATACTTTCTGGCGACGTCGGTTTCGTGTGA
- a CDS encoding acyl-CoA dehydratase activase → MKTFLGVDIGSVSTNLALIDEDLEVVFHLYTRTQGEPLSALKQALLQAEKFCRNSVTICGVGSTGSARRLIGEVLGADVVRNEITSHAVAAIHEVPDVQTVLEIGGQDSKIIIVRDGVAVDFAMNTVCAAGTGSFLDQQASRLGIPIERFGELSLSAKYEVRIAGRCTVFAESDMVHKQQMGHPPSSIVRGLSKGLVRNYLTNVAKGKQILSPVIFQGGVAANSGIRRAFEEELETKVIVPRYFNVMGAIGVAILAAELAGENGRTRFRGFHISRRDLRTTSFECQECSNLCEVVEVLIEGERICGWGDRCGRWSATGSREELVGA, encoded by the coding sequence ATGAAAACTTTCCTGGGTGTGGACATAGGCTCTGTCAGCACTAATCTCGCTCTCATAGACGAAGACCTCGAAGTTGTGTTTCACCTCTACACCAGAACTCAGGGCGAACCCCTCAGTGCGCTCAAGCAAGCCCTTTTGCAGGCAGAAAAATTCTGCCGGAATTCCGTCACTATCTGCGGCGTCGGATCAACCGGGAGCGCGCGAAGGTTGATTGGGGAGGTGCTCGGAGCCGATGTGGTGAGGAATGAGATCACGTCTCATGCGGTTGCAGCCATACACGAAGTGCCGGATGTTCAGACTGTGCTCGAAATCGGTGGGCAGGATTCGAAGATAATAATCGTGAGAGACGGGGTGGCCGTCGATTTTGCAATGAATACCGTTTGCGCAGCCGGGACGGGTTCGTTTCTCGACCAGCAGGCAAGCAGGCTCGGCATTCCGATTGAAAGATTTGGAGAACTTTCACTTTCCGCCAAGTATGAGGTAAGGATAGCAGGCAGGTGTACTGTCTTTGCCGAATCGGACATGGTCCACAAACAGCAGATGGGCCATCCGCCATCAAGCATTGTGAGGGGACTCTCCAAGGGATTGGTCAGAAATTATCTGACAAATGTTGCAAAAGGAAAACAGATTCTATCACCAGTGATCTTCCAGGGTGGAGTCGCTGCAAACTCTGGGATACGGAGAGCATTCGAGGAGGAGCTTGAAACGAAAGTCATAGTTCCCAGGTACTTCAATGTCATGGGGGCAATCGGCGTGGCCATTCTTGCTGCCGAATTGGCAGGGGAGAATGGTCGCACAAGATTCCGTGGATTCCACATTTCAAGGAGAGACCTGCGAACGACAAGCTTCGAGTGTCAGGAATGCTCAAACCTTTGCGAGGTTGTGGAAGTGCTGATCGAAGGAGAGAGGATCTGCGGGTGGGGTGATAGGTGTGGGAGATGGTCTGCGACGGGAAGTAGAGAGGAGCTTGTAGGCGCCTAG
- a CDS encoding acyl-CoA dehydratase activase-related protein gives MRIAIPRSLLFYRYFPFWESFFSALGYDVVVSKPSTKETLDEGVKASVPDVCLPIKVALGHVIELANSADRIFLPRYLSLEPGTYSCPKIIAFTDMAKGTIENLPPILDPVIDLRKRGNSGEKAFFELGKSLGAKGRSIREALEGAKVSQGLFKEELVSEGPIHSLRKRGMLGFSKRGRNMNGVGTGEARKLTVGVLGRPYCLYDSVLSLDLLERLAAQGLSTTTIDCFSYQDVEREAATLPFSLYWLSAREIVGGAYLWLKEKAVDGIIYLIPFQCGPDALLSVLVSGKAREARGIPFMPLVVDEHTGESGIVTRLEAFLDMLKRRK, from the coding sequence GTGAGAATCGCCATTCCAAGGAGTCTTCTTTTCTACAGGTACTTTCCCTTCTGGGAGAGCTTCTTTTCTGCTCTTGGATATGATGTCGTTGTCTCAAAACCGAGCACGAAGGAGACGCTTGATGAGGGCGTGAAGGCATCCGTGCCGGATGTCTGCCTTCCCATCAAAGTTGCTCTCGGTCACGTCATCGAGCTTGCCAATAGCGCCGACCGCATATTCCTTCCGAGATATTTGAGTCTTGAGCCAGGAACATACAGTTGCCCGAAGATCATTGCATTCACTGATATGGCCAAAGGGACGATTGAGAATTTGCCTCCAATACTTGACCCTGTCATTGACCTGAGGAAAAGAGGCAACTCAGGCGAGAAAGCCTTTTTTGAGTTGGGGAAAAGCCTGGGTGCAAAGGGCCGGTCAATAAGAGAGGCACTAGAGGGCGCAAAGGTTTCTCAAGGGCTCTTCAAAGAAGAACTCGTATCGGAAGGTCCTATTCACTCGTTGAGAAAGAGGGGAATGCTCGGCTTCTCAAAACGAGGAAGGAACATGAATGGAGTTGGCACTGGAGAAGCAAGAAAACTCACGGTCGGAGTCCTTGGAAGACCTTATTGTCTGTACGACTCTGTGTTGAGTCTTGACCTTCTGGAGAGACTGGCTGCTCAAGGGCTATCTACGACTACGATTGACTGTTTCAGTTATCAGGATGTTGAGCGCGAGGCGGCTACTCTTCCGTTTTCTCTCTATTGGCTGAGTGCAAGGGAGATAGTTGGCGGCGCCTACCTGTGGCTCAAGGAAAAAGCAGTTGATGGAATAATTTACCTTATTCCATTTCAGTGCGGCCCGGATGCGCTTCTTTCGGTCCTGGTTTCCGGAAAGGCAAGAGAGGCCCGCGGAATTCCGTTCATGCCGCTCGTCGTCGATGAGCACACTGGTGAATCCGGAATCGTCACAAGGCTCGAGGCCTTCCTCGACATGCTCAAAAGGAGAAAATAG
- the uvrB gene encoding excinuclease ABC subunit UvrB, whose translation MARKETTFKLRSSYTPQGDQPNAIEELTRGIENGKRCQTLLGVTGSGKTFTIANVVQNAGLPTLVISHNKTLAAQLYGEFKSFFPDNAVGYFVSYYDYYQPEAYVPQTNTYIEKDASINEDIDRLRLSATSMLQERNDCIIVASVSCIYGLGSPDDWKNLMVYLMKGDLADRDEVLEKLVQIQYSRNDIDFKRGTFRVRGEVVEVRPAYEETALRIEFSDDIVENLSITDPLTGKKLTGLERAAIYPAKHFLTTPTRLESAMKAIEEELEQRHGELLAQEKYVEAQRLKMRTNYDLEMLREVGYCPGIENYSRHLGGREPGEKPYTLIDYFPERFLIIVDESHVTIPQVGGMYEGDRSRKETLVEYGFRLPSALDNRPLRFDEFEALAKQIIFVSATPSDYEIEKSGGVVVEQIIRPTGLVDPRVTLRPVETQVDELLEEIRKRVEKKERVLVTTLTKRMSEDLTEYLHNMGVKVRYIHSDIGAIERVEILRGLRLADFDVLVGINLLREGLDLPEVSLVAILDADKEGFLRSERSIIQTSGRAARNVGGEVILFADKMTSSMKRAIDETNRRREKQLAYNKKHNVEPRSIVKSEEEVLRATSVADAARGSEEEPVLPAFQEMEKEELLKLLEREMLLAAKKFEFEKAASLRDRIEELRISEPAPPGKPGTRSGGRGRR comes from the coding sequence ATGGCAAGAAAAGAAACCACTTTCAAACTCCGCTCTTCCTACACTCCCCAGGGCGATCAGCCGAACGCGATTGAAGAACTCACAAGAGGCATTGAGAATGGTAAAAGGTGCCAGACTCTCCTCGGCGTAACAGGTTCCGGAAAGACCTTCACGATAGCAAATGTAGTCCAGAATGCCGGCCTTCCCACTCTCGTGATTTCTCACAACAAAACGCTTGCGGCACAGCTCTACGGAGAGTTCAAGTCGTTTTTCCCGGACAATGCAGTCGGATATTTCGTCAGCTACTACGATTACTACCAGCCTGAGGCATATGTTCCCCAGACGAACACATACATAGAAAAGGATGCTTCGATAAATGAGGACATAGATAGACTCAGGCTGAGCGCAACTTCAATGCTTCAAGAGAGAAACGACTGCATTATCGTGGCAAGCGTTTCGTGCATATACGGGCTTGGCTCTCCCGATGATTGGAAAAACCTGATGGTGTATCTCATGAAGGGCGATCTGGCGGACAGAGACGAGGTGCTCGAGAAGCTGGTTCAGATTCAGTACTCGAGGAACGACATCGATTTCAAAAGAGGGACATTCAGAGTAAGGGGAGAAGTGGTCGAGGTAAGACCCGCGTACGAAGAGACAGCGCTCAGGATAGAGTTTTCGGACGATATTGTCGAGAACCTCTCCATAACAGACCCTCTAACCGGGAAGAAACTGACCGGGCTTGAGAGGGCGGCGATCTACCCGGCAAAGCACTTTCTGACGACTCCTACGAGGCTCGAATCGGCAATGAAGGCCATTGAAGAGGAACTTGAACAGAGGCATGGAGAGCTTCTTGCTCAGGAAAAGTACGTTGAAGCGCAGCGGCTGAAGATGAGAACAAACTACGACCTCGAGATGCTCCGTGAGGTTGGGTATTGTCCGGGAATCGAGAACTATTCAAGACACCTTGGGGGGAGAGAACCAGGTGAGAAACCGTACACTCTCATTGACTATTTCCCGGAGCGATTCCTGATCATCGTTGATGAATCGCATGTCACAATTCCCCAGGTCGGCGGAATGTACGAAGGGGACAGGTCAAGAAAAGAGACGCTTGTTGAGTATGGTTTTCGTCTTCCATCTGCCCTTGATAACAGGCCACTGAGATTCGATGAATTTGAGGCGCTTGCCAAACAGATCATATTCGTTTCAGCAACCCCGAGTGACTATGAGATAGAGAAGTCCGGCGGGGTTGTGGTTGAGCAGATAATAAGGCCCACGGGACTCGTTGATCCAAGGGTGACTCTGAGACCGGTTGAGACCCAGGTTGATGAGCTTCTTGAGGAAATCAGGAAGAGGGTTGAGAAAAAAGAAAGAGTGCTGGTCACAACGCTCACAAAGAGGATGTCTGAAGACCTGACCGAGTATCTTCATAATATGGGTGTCAAGGTGCGGTACATTCATTCGGACATCGGGGCAATAGAGCGAGTTGAGATATTGCGAGGTTTGAGGCTTGCGGATTTTGATGTTCTTGTCGGGATAAATCTGCTCCGTGAAGGGCTTGACTTGCCGGAGGTCTCCCTTGTTGCCATTCTGGATGCAGACAAGGAGGGTTTTTTGCGGTCGGAAAGGTCCATCATACAGACTTCGGGCAGAGCTGCAAGGAACGTAGGCGGCGAAGTGATTCTTTTCGCCGACAAAATGACGTCGTCCATGAAGAGAGCGATAGACGAGACGAATAGAAGAAGGGAGAAACAGCTTGCCTACAACAAGAAGCATAACGTTGAGCCGAGATCAATTGTGAAGTCAGAGGAGGAGGTACTGAGAGCAACGTCCGTTGCAGATGCTGCGCGAGGCAGTGAAGAAGAGCCGGTACTTCCAGCTTTCCAGGAAATGGAGAAAGAGGAGCTGTTGAAACTCCTGGAAAGGGAAATGCTCCTTGCGGCCAAGAAATTCGAGTTCGAGAAAGCAGCAAGCTTGAGAGACCGGATAGAAGAGCTCAGGATTTCTGAACCAGCTCCTCCCGGGAAACCGGGCACCCGATCCGGAGGTCGAGGAAGAAGATGA
- a CDS encoding valine--tRNA ligase, whose translation MLEKSYDPRLVEAKCYASWLEKGYFRASANTRKEVFSIVIPPPNVTGSLTMGHVLNNTIQDILVRWNRMEGFETLWLPGTDHAGIATQNVVERRLLEKGIKRNSLGREKFVEEVWKWKAQYGATIVKQLQKLGCSCDWERERFTMDEGLSKAVIQVFVSLYEKGLIYRGNYIINWCPRCETALSDEEVEYRETKGSLYYLKYPIKGSKKFMTVATTRPETMLGDVAVAVNPKDKRYKHLVGKTVMLPFMRRELPIIADDYVDPKFGTGAVKVTPAHDPNDFDMGQRHGLTPISVMRGDGMMNENAGDFQGLNRYECRERIVEGLRDRGFLSKVEEHDFSVGHCSRCETVTEPYLSLQWFVKMKPLAEPALQMFRNGTPKLFPKRWEKVYVHWLENIRDWCISRQLWWGHRIPVWYCDDPKCKGICVGVEKPDGCPECRSSMHQDEDVLDTWFSSWLWPFSTLGWPEKTEDLEAFYPTSVLVTGHDIIFFWVARMVMAGLEFTGQVPFKNVYLTGMVRDELGRRMSKSLGNSPDPLEVIDEFGADALRFSMCLLTPQGQDILFSKSRLDTGKHFANKLWNASRFVLMNVDGTPVDELPEIEDLSLPDRWILSRFAGASKDVTRLIRTFRLNDASSRLYEFVWHDFCDWYLEMAKHHLTDGSSSSESVKKTMIWALSGILRLLHPFMPFITEELWQTLHKNDSSIVVSEWPKGKRGWLDKKTEHEMETVQRVVTAIRNLRSEMNVPPGKKASCFIRMAGEEKEIIERCTDYVKLLGKVDKLEAGASIERPGVAATSVIPFAEIFLPLEGLIDVQAERTRLVRELEKVLKEFEASKKKLSNEDFLIKARKEVVEKEKTKLQTLGQTKENLEKSLSSLNGS comes from the coding sequence GTGCTCGAAAAATCGTACGATCCTAGACTTGTTGAGGCCAAGTGTTACGCCAGCTGGCTCGAAAAGGGATATTTCCGGGCTTCCGCCAACACCAGGAAGGAAGTGTTTTCCATCGTAATCCCGCCTCCGAATGTCACCGGCAGCCTTACCATGGGGCATGTTCTGAACAATACGATCCAGGACATTCTTGTCAGGTGGAACAGGATGGAAGGATTCGAAACGTTGTGGCTCCCGGGCACTGACCACGCCGGAATCGCCACCCAGAATGTGGTTGAAAGAAGACTTCTCGAGAAAGGCATCAAGAGAAACTCACTCGGGAGAGAGAAATTCGTTGAAGAGGTCTGGAAGTGGAAGGCGCAATATGGCGCAACAATCGTGAAGCAGCTTCAGAAGCTCGGCTGTTCCTGCGACTGGGAGCGGGAGCGTTTCACGATGGACGAAGGGCTCTCAAAAGCAGTCATCCAGGTTTTTGTGAGTCTCTACGAAAAGGGTCTGATTTATCGCGGGAACTACATCATAAACTGGTGTCCGAGATGCGAGACCGCGCTCTCCGACGAAGAAGTTGAATACAGAGAAACAAAGGGAAGCCTTTACTACCTCAAGTACCCGATAAAGGGCTCAAAGAAGTTCATGACTGTTGCGACTACCCGGCCGGAGACAATGCTGGGAGATGTGGCCGTCGCGGTGAATCCAAAGGACAAGAGATACAAGCACCTGGTCGGAAAGACAGTCATGCTTCCTTTCATGAGGAGGGAGCTTCCCATAATCGCTGATGATTATGTTGATCCGAAGTTTGGCACGGGCGCTGTGAAAGTCACTCCTGCGCATGATCCGAATGACTTTGATATGGGACAGAGACACGGGCTCACGCCGATCAGTGTCATGCGCGGAGACGGGATGATGAACGAGAATGCAGGAGACTTCCAGGGTCTCAACAGATACGAGTGCAGGGAAAGGATAGTTGAGGGTTTGAGGGACAGAGGATTCCTGAGCAAGGTTGAGGAGCACGACTTCTCTGTCGGACACTGCTCAAGATGCGAGACTGTGACAGAGCCTTATCTCTCGCTTCAGTGGTTTGTGAAAATGAAGCCGCTTGCCGAGCCAGCCCTTCAGATGTTCAGAAACGGCACGCCCAAGTTGTTTCCGAAAAGATGGGAAAAAGTCTACGTTCACTGGCTTGAGAACATTAGAGACTGGTGCATATCAAGACAGCTGTGGTGGGGACACCGAATTCCTGTCTGGTATTGCGATGATCCAAAGTGCAAAGGAATCTGTGTCGGAGTGGAGAAACCGGATGGCTGCCCGGAATGCCGATCTTCCATGCACCAGGATGAAGACGTCCTTGACACCTGGTTTTCCTCGTGGCTCTGGCCATTCTCGACTCTCGGGTGGCCTGAGAAGACAGAAGATCTAGAGGCGTTCTATCCGACCTCCGTCCTTGTCACGGGACACGACATAATCTTTTTCTGGGTCGCAAGGATGGTCATGGCAGGGCTGGAGTTTACAGGGCAGGTTCCTTTCAAGAACGTGTACCTTACTGGAATGGTGCGCGACGAGCTTGGTAGAAGAATGAGCAAGTCTCTTGGAAATTCCCCTGACCCGTTAGAAGTGATTGATGAGTTTGGCGCCGATGCGCTCAGGTTCTCGATGTGCCTGCTCACGCCCCAGGGCCAGGATATTCTTTTCTCGAAATCAAGACTTGATACAGGAAAGCACTTCGCCAACAAACTCTGGAACGCCTCACGGTTTGTGCTCATGAATGTTGATGGAACACCTGTCGATGAGCTTCCGGAAATCGAGGACCTCTCCCTTCCCGACAGGTGGATCCTCAGTAGATTCGCAGGCGCGAGCAAAGACGTTACACGTCTCATCAGGACTTTCAGATTGAATGACGCCTCATCGCGGCTTTATGAATTCGTCTGGCACGACTTCTGCGATTGGTACCTTGAGATGGCCAAGCACCATCTCACGGACGGCTCTTCGTCCTCCGAGTCTGTAAAGAAGACCATGATTTGGGCTCTCTCTGGAATTCTCCGGCTGCTCCATCCGTTCATGCCATTCATCACCGAAGAGCTCTGGCAGACTCTCCACAAAAACGATTCGAGCATAGTCGTGTCGGAATGGCCGAAGGGAAAGCGGGGCTGGCTTGACAAGAAAACAGAGCATGAGATGGAGACTGTGCAAAGAGTGGTCACTGCAATCAGGAATCTCAGATCGGAGATGAATGTTCCTCCGGGCAAGAAAGCCTCATGCTTCATCAGGATGGCCGGAGAGGAAAAGGAGATTATCGAAAGATGCACTGATTATGTGAAACTCCTTGGCAAGGTTGATAAACTCGAAGCCGGAGCTTCCATCGAGCGCCCCGGGGTCGCCGCCACTTCGGTGATTCCGTTTGCAGAGATATTCCTTCCTTTGGAAGGGCTGATAGATGTCCAGGCTGAAAGAACAAGACTGGTAAGGGAACTTGAGAAGGTCCTTAAGGAATTTGAAGCCTCGAAGAAGAAGCTCTCGAATGAAGACTTCCTCATCAAAGCCCGTAAGGAAGTAGTGGAAAAAGAAAAGACGAAACTTCAGACTCTCGGGCAGACCAAGGAAAATCTCGAGAAGAGCCTTTCATCACTAAACGGCAGCTAA